In Nerophis ophidion isolate RoL-2023_Sa linkage group LG02, RoL_Noph_v1.0, whole genome shotgun sequence, one DNA window encodes the following:
- the LOC133548211 gene encoding CD48 antigen-like — MDYQHVLVYFMWTFTAVSAQDVKYFLTGQDIHFMPSISEQPIASIWLHNENDVVWFTGTVDIVNSSYKNRITLDRVSAELTIKNATYEDSGDYYLGMNINNEPRTLLYRIEVIDKVSKPNISCEMSDTKQATLVCSTESKHPHLLKLKWSSPGKEQTGPNLTITVRNEDDDQVYRCDVSNPLTNETASFTAKDCFLGKRSDVHLIIILVCIFILVILCCVLYITPQYLKVSKERDEKTSFLDQVLTLPSNSGLNVLTEDEKMDSEGAMLLTASVPALHSSSTHLNTITELSDTSNDQQDQLLKNSEEMHDCSGVTVSRCNTWPGTSSTYKK; from the exons ATGGACTACCAACATGTTCTGGTCTATTTCATGTGGACTTTCACTGCAG TTTCTGCACAGGATGTGAAATATTTCCTGACGGGTCAGGACATACACTTCATGCCATCCATCTCTGAACAACCCATTGCATCTATCTGGCTACATAATGAAAATGATGTGGTATGGTTTACTGGCACGGTGGACATTGTGAATTCTTCATACAAGAACAGAATCACTCTGGACCGGGTCTCTGCAGAACTCACCATAAAAAACGCCACATATGAAGACAGTGGAGACTATTACCTTGGAATGAACATAAACAACGAGCCTCGTACTTTGCTGTATAGAATTGAAGTTATAG ACAAAGTATCCAAACCCAACATATCCTGTGAGATGAGCGACACAAAGCAGGCGACACTTGTGTGCTCAACAGAGTCCAAACATCCTCATTTATTAAAGTTGAAGTGGAGCTCACCAGGAAAGGAGCAGACTGGACCAAATTTAACAATAACTGTCAGGAATGAAGATGATGATCAAGTTTATCGTTGTGATGTCAGCAACCCTCTGACCAATGAAACGGCTTCATTCACCGCTAAGGACTGCTTCCTGG GTAAAAGATCAGATGTTCATCTGATTATCATATTAGTCTGTATCTTCATTCTGGTCATCTTGTGTTGTGTTTTATACATAACACCTCAATATCTAAAAG tGTCCAAAGAGCGTGATGAAAAGACATCCTTCTTAGACCAAGTACTCACTCTTCCCTCCAACTCAG gACTGAACGTGTTGACTGAGGATGAGAAGATGGATTCAGAAGGAGCCATGCTACTCACTGCTTCTGTTCCTGCACTTCATTCCTCTTCAACACACTTAAACACTATCACTGAACTTTCAGATACCAGCAATGATCAGCAAGATCAACTTCTGAAAAATTCGGAGGAAATGCATGACTGCAGTGGAGTGACAGTCAGTCGTTGCAACACTTGGCCAGGAACCAgttctacatataaaaaataa